Proteins encoded within one genomic window of Manis pentadactyla isolate mManPen7 chromosome 4, mManPen7.hap1, whole genome shotgun sequence:
- the ADORA3 gene encoding adenosine receptor A3 isoform X3 — MFGWNMKLTSESHRNVTFFSCQFRSVMRMDYMVYFSFFTWIFIPLLVMCAIYLDIFYVIRNKLNQNFSSSKETGAFYGREFKTAKSLFLVLFLFALSWLPLSITNCIIYFNGEVPQVILYLGILLSHANSMMNPIVYAYKIKKFKETYLLILKACMFCQPSDSLDPSIEKTSE; from the coding sequence ATGTTTGGCTGGAACATGAAACTGACCTCAGAGTCCCACAGAAATGTCACCTTCTTTTCATGCCAATTCCGTTCTGTCATGAGGATGGACTACATGGTCTACTTCAGCTTCTTCACTTGGATTTTTATCCCCCTGCTTGTCATGTGTGCCATTTATCTTGACATCTTCTATGTCATTCGGAACAAACTCAATCAGAATTTCTCTAGCTCCAAAGAGACAGGTGCATTTTATGGACGGGAATTCAAAACAGCGAAGTCTCTGTTTCTGGTTCTCTTCCTGTTTGCTTTGTCCTGGCTGCCTTTATCCATCACCAACTGTATTATCTACTTTAATGGTGAGGTCCCACAGGTGATACTATATTTGGGCATCCTGCTGTCCCATGCTAACTCCATGATGAACCCTATCGTCTAtgcttataaaataaagaagttcAAGGAAACCTATCTTTTGATCCTCAAAGCTTGTATGTTCTGCCAGCCTTCTGATTCTTTGGACCCAAGCATTGAAAAGACTTCTGAGTAG